Within the Halarcobacter mediterraneus genome, the region TATTTTATCTTGCTGTATATATAAATCTGCAATATGTTCCTCAAATAAATATATATGAACTATATCTGCCATTTTTCTTTCCTAAATATTATATATTTGTAATTATAGTTAAAATTAGTATATAAATACAATTATTTATAAATTAAATTATTTTAACTTTTTTCTTCTTATGTTTATTTTAAACATATATATTTGTATTTAAATATTATTTACTAAAGTAATTACATATATATATTATTTAACTTTTTTGTATTAGATGCTTTATTTTATATATCATTTATTTTCTTTTTCTAAGAATAATTGTTCATAAAGATTTAAATAAGACTTTAGGTTTTTTATATTTTCTTTTTTTAGTCCTTCTTCACACCATTGTTTTATATGTAAAGGATAAGTATCTATAAAAGGAGTAAAAAGTTCATTTACTTGGTTTTCTAGTATTTTATCATGTTCTTTTAAAAGTTTAATATGTGAAATAGTTGTGGCTTCTTGTATTTGCTTTATTTCAGAGATTTCAGTAATAGTCTTTCCTTCTTCAATAAGTTCTAAAGTCTCAAGGTATGTTTTTGTAAGTTTTTTCTTCTGGTCTGGTTTAAACTTTTTAGTTAGTTCTAAAAAAGCTTCTCCATATTTTTCCCATTTTGTTTCACCTATACCATTTATGTTTAAAAATTCTTCTTTTGTTAAAGGAAGTTTATCACTTATTTCAACTAAAACTTTATCACTAAATATTACATATGAAGGTACTTGTTCTTCTTTAGCTATTTTTGTTCGAAGATCTTTAAAGTCTTCAAAAAACTGTGAATATTGTTTATTTCCTTGTTTTATTTCTTCTTTTTCTATAATACCTATTTTATCAAGATCAATTAAAACTTGTTGTTTACCTTTTAGAATCTCATTTCCCAAAGAAGTTAGTTTTAAAGCTCTGTGTTCTCCTAATACTAATGCTTCAATATCAAAAAGTCTATCAACTATTGCATCCCATTCATTTTTACTTTTATCCTCTCCAATTCCATATACTGAAAGTTTCTCGTGAGAAAATTGAAATATTCTTTTATTTTTAGAAGCTCTTAAAATATCTATAATATGGTTTTGTCCAAAAGATTGATTAGCTCTTACTACAGCCGATAGAAATTTTCTAGCTTCAATTGTGATATCTAAAGTTTCTGTTTTTTCTTTTGTACAATTATCACACTTTGTATTGCAAGCTTCAATATTATCATCAAAATAAGAGGCAATAAATTTGTGTCTACAACTTGAACTGTTTGAAAACTGATACATTTTATTTAGTTTTTGAGTAAGAAGAATTTTATATTCAGGGTTTGTTATGTCCTCCATCATATTTAATCTACTTATTTCATCGGCTTTTGTATATAAAAGTAATGTTTCACTTTCTAAACCATCTCTACCTGCACGACCAATTTCTTGATAATAGTTTTCAAGTGTTTTTGGCATAGAAGTATGAACTACAAAACGAATATTACTTTTGTCTATACCCATTCCAAAAGCTATCGTTGCAACAACAATATTTATTTCGTCATTTAAAAATTCAGTATAAACCTTATGTCTAATTTCGGGATTTAAACCTGCATGATATGCTTTTGCTTTAAATTCGTGATTTTGCAAATATTTGGCTGTTGTTTCAGTCTCTTTCCTTGTAAAACAATATATTATACCTGTTTCTTTATTTTTGTTTTTTAAAAATTCTAGAACTTGGCTTTGCCCATTTGAAACTCTTTTTTTTGCTTTTATAGTAAGGTTTTCTCTTTTAGTTTTTCCCCTTAAAACTACAGGATTGCTAAGGTTTAGGCTTTTTATAATACTTTCTTGCACTTTTAAAGTTGCAGTTGCTGTAAAAGCAACCACAGGAGTATTTGGAAAGTATTTTTTCAACAATGAAAGTTTTTGATAATCAGCTCTAAACTCATGTCCCCATTCACTAACACAGTGGGCTTCATCTATAACAAAGAATGAGATATCAATTGACTTTAAAAAATCTAAAAAACCATTTGCACTAAATCTTTCAGGTGCTATATATAAAAGTTTAATATTCCCCTTTTTTACATCATTAAACACCTGATTTATTTCTTCAATACTTTGAGAAGAATTAATCATAGAAGCTTTAATATTATTTGCCTTTAAAGCAACTACTTGATCTTGCATAAGTGCTATTAGTGGAGAAATAACTATTGTTAAACCTTCAAAAATCAAAGATGGAAGTTGATAACATAAAGATTTACCAGCTCCTGTAGGGATAATTGTTACTAAGTCTTTTTTTTCTAGTATAGAGTCAATAGCTTTTTCTTGAAAGTCTCTAAATGAGCTATGCCCAAAGGTTTTATTTAGTATTTCATATTTTTGATTCATTTATCTTCTTTTTTATTTTTATTTGAAATAGTTGTCTTTCAGGTTCTACTAAATCTAACTTTCCTTTATATGTTGTAAGTGAGATTGAGTGGATTTCATACTCTATTTTTGCTTCATTTAATACAGTTAACATTAGGTTTAAATGTTTTAGTGTTATTGCATTAATAAGCATAATTCCATTTTCATCTAATTTTTTATAAAGTATTGGAAGTTGTTTTATAACTTCAACTCCACCACCACCTACAAAGATTCTTTGTGGAGTCTCTTCTAAAGTTGGGAGTATATCTTGTGCTTCACCTACAAGAAGTTTTGTATTTACTACATGATGATTTATAAGATTTTGTTTTATAAACTCTGCTCTTGTTTCATTTTTTTCAAAAAGTGTTGTTTTAACCTTGTATCTTTTGTATGCTTCAATAGCACAAGAACCACTTCCTGCTCCAATATCCCATAAAAGATTGTTTGGTTCTAAATCAAGGTTTTGTAAAGTAAGTTGTCTTTTGTATTTCTTTGTAATCATTCCTCGTTCAGTCTCAAACTCTACATCTTCACTAATTATGTTTTTAGATTCAAACTCTTTTTTAATAAGTAGTACAAAAGGTTGAGACAAATCAAAAGATTTTTCATCAAAGTTAAGTAAATCTATCTCTTCTATTTTTTCATCAACGAAGCCAAGCTTATATCCTATAGTTGTAGTTATAGAAGAAGAGTTAAAAAATGAAAGGGCAGTTTTTAATCTTGCAATTGTAAATTTATCACAAAGCACAAAAGTATATTTATTTTGTAAAAAGTTTTCTAAATCAAAATCAACTCTTCCATGTAAAGATATAGTATCAATATCTGTTTCATTGATAAATAGTTTTTCTAACATATAGGTTTTAGAAGAAGTGTTATTTATGATTTTTACTTTTTCTTTAGGTAAGTTTTTAGCAATAATTGTTCCAGCAGAAAAAAATAGAGGAGAACCTGTTACTACATATAAAATCTCTTCTTTATCGTAGTTTTCTAAAAGATACTCTTTTGCTTCTTTATATTTTAGTTTTAGAATATTTGAAGCTTCTTCTTTGAAGTTTGAATCACAGATAATCTTGTCAAACCTGCTAATATCAAAGTCTAAATTTGTAAAGGTATAATCTCCCATACCATTACCAGCTATTGTTACCATCCTAGTACCTCTTTTTGTTCTAATATTATGGCTTTTACATTTGATGTTTTAAACCATTGTTTTATTTGTTCATTTGCTTTTTTTGTAATCATTTCATAAAAAGCATCAAGTAATCCCACTTTTTCAAGCTCTTGGGATATTCCCTTTACTGTTAAAGTTGCTTCAATATCAACTTCATAGCCTAGGTTTTCTTTTATGTCTAACTGAAGTTTTGTAAAATCAATTACTCCAAATCTATTATGGGTGTTTTTAAAACCTTGATAAACCTTTGTCATCTTTCCAATCCCACATAAAAAGATTACTTCTTTTGCATTTTGTTTTGTTGCAAGTTCAACTGAGTCATAAATAAAATTTCCTATTTCGATAATTGCCTCTTCATTTGCCTTAGAGCAAGCTACTTTAAAAGCAGAGTTCCCAAGGGTAAAATAGATGGTTTCATAGTTATTTTGTATTGCAAATTCTATTTCAGTTTTCACAGAGTCTATATAAGCTGAACTTGACACAGGTTTTACAATTCCTGTTGTTCCAAGTATTGAGATACCTTCAAGTACTCCAACTTTTAAGTTTGCTGTTTGTTTGGCTATTTCTTGACCATTTGTAACGCTTACACAACATTTTAAATGCAAGTTCTCTTTATTTTTTGTTTTTATTTCAAAATACTCTTGCATAGCCTCTAATGGAGCAGGGTTTATAGCAGGATAGGGTGCTTGTATTTTAAGTCCCTTTTTTGTTACCACTCCTACACCAAGACCTGCATAGATTTCCAAACTATTTGTTTTGCAAGAAAATATTTGAGGTTTTTGAAAAGTTGGATTTAATAAAAAGTTTTCAATATCAAAATCTAAAGATACAACTATCTCACAGCCTTTTGTTACATCTAAATCATCATTATCTATTTTATTTGTTTTCGTTGTTGTTTGAGAGTTTGTAATTAAAAATGTATCTAAACAAGACCTAAATGCAGCAACTGTGTGAGTTCCCGTTGTATAACCTTTTCTTAAGACCTTTTTTTCAGACATAAACTATTATTGAATCTCTTTCATTGCGTGAATTGTTCTTCCAATAAATAGTATCGCTGGAGTTAATTTTTTTAAATCTTCAAAAAACTCTTCATTTTGATTATTTACCTCATCAAGAGAAAATATTTTTTGTGAAGAATCGTTTGTTGTTCCTCTACTTAATACTGCAATAGGTAAATCTTTTGGAAAACCAATACTTAGAAGATACTCAACAATATTTTTGATTTTGTAAACACCCATTGTAATAATTAGATTTTCTCTTTCATGGTATGATTTAACAATACTTTTGAAAACATCAATATCATGTCCTGTGATAGTTCTATATGAGTCATTGAACTTTCTATCTACAAGTGGTAGCATAAAACTTTCTGGTACAGAAGTTGTTGAACTTACTCCTGATACTACTTCTACTTCAAAGCCAGCTTCTTTTATAGCTCTAACTTCTTCATATCCACGACCAAAAACAAAAGGAGTTCCTCCTTTTAGTCTTACAACTACTTCATGGGTTTTTGCATATTCAACTAGCAGGTCATTTATTTCTTCTTGTTGCTTTAGGTGTTTACCTTTTCTTTTTCCTACATTTACTTTTAGGCAGTTTTCTTTACAGAACTGGAAAATCTCTTCATTTACTAAGGCATCATATAAAATTACATCTGCTTTTTTTATTATTTTAAGAGCTTTTACTGTTAGTAAATCTAACTCTCCAGGTCCTGCCCCTACTAGATATATTTTTTTAATCATTTTTGTATGTGTCCATTTCTGACATTGGAACTATTTTAAATTCACTCATGTCAAGTTTTTCATTATTGCTTAATGTTTTAAATAATTTTATCCACTTTTCTTTATCATATCTATGAACATTTTTAAGCCAAATAGCATTATTTTCTAAATATCCATTTCTTTGTGTATTTTCGTAAATATTTGCAACAGACCTAAATCTACATGCTCCAAAACAACCAGTTCTTACAACTTTGATTCTTTCTTCACCCTTTGATAGGTTTAACTCTTTTATAACTTCTCTTAAAGTTGCTGCTACATCTTTACCTTTGTGAGCTTTTGAACATCTCTCATCATCACATAAAAAAAGTTGAGTCTTAAAGTGCATAATAGGTTTATTTGCATCAAACTGTTTTGGTTTGCAAGTAAAACCTTCTGCTACAACACTACCCATTGTGTTGTAAAGTACTTCTTTTTTATTTTCCATTATATTTCTCATCTTTATCATAATCTTTGATTAGCTTATAGATTGCATGAAGAGTTGCTACTGTCATAGTAGAACTTCCAAATCTTCCTTCCATAATAATCCCAGCCACATCAAAATGGTCACAGAACTTTCTACCATAAGCTTTTGATTCAACAACATTTACAAAACCTACTGGAAATAGTAGTAAAGCAACATTGTTTAAAGCAACTTTTTGTTCTATTAACGTATTAATTGCAGCATAGATAAAAGTAGGGGCATTTCCACAAGCAAGTACTAAAGGCTCATCTTTGTGTCTCTTAATAGCTTCCACTACAGCTGCATAACTTCTTGTTGTTTTATTTTTTTCTGCCATCTCATAAGTAAATGGTTCGTTGATATAGCATACAACTTCATTTTCATATTGTTTTAGATAAAAGTCACTAAGCCCAACTTTTATCATATTTACATCAACTATTATTTTTGCTTTGTTTAATAGTAGTTTTTGCACCTTTTTAATTGCATCTTTTGAAAAGTAGATATTGTTTAATACTTCATCAAAACAAGTAGTAGTATGAATAAGTCTACTTATTACCTCTTGCTGTCCCTTATCAAATTCATTTATCTTTTCATAATCTTTTAATTCTTCACTAATCATTTCAAATGATTTATTTGAAATATCAGCACCTATATTTATTGGTGGTTGTTCTAGTTTAAATTCCAAAGTAATCCTTTAATATATTTATATTATTTCTAAACATTGTATGCAGATAAGTTCCATATACATTTTTTTTCTTCCAAGCTCCTACTTCACCTTTTGAGTTAATCTTTTTACTTAAAATATCACAGCCCAAAGAAGTATCAAGGGGTTTTGTATAGTGAAAAGCATGACCTTTTAAACCACTTTGACTATGGTAATAGCCAAGTCGTACTCTTTTAGAGTCAAGTGAAAAGCTTACCTTTAAGATTTTTGCCATCTCTTTATCATCTACACTATTACTTAGATATAAAAGTCCTGCACACTCTGCATAGATATGTTTGTTTTTGTTTGCATGCTCAATTAATGATGCTTTGAAGTTTTGAGAAGTTTTAACTCTTTCATAGGCTTCTTTTGTTTCTACATAACCCCCTGGGATAAAGACAAAATCACTATTAGAGCTTATCTTTTCATCTTTTGTTGAACTAATAATCTCTACTTCATCAAATAACTCTTTTAAAGTTTCTAAATTATCGTGGTATAAGAAGGAGAAGTTTTCATCATAAACAACAGTAGCTTTTTTATTTATCTTTTTTATCTCTTCAAAGGGGTAGTTAGTAATAGCTTCTTTTTTATATAAAGATATCTCTTTTAAAGTTTCTAAATCAATATTCTCTAAAACCTCTTTAGAAATATTTTCTAAGACCTCTTTTTTTGCATCTTTTAAATCTAAGCCTAAGTGAGTGTCTCTTAAACTTTGTAAATCTTTTTTTATCCAGCCTAAAACTTTTATCTCATTTTCACCTTGGAAATCTTGTTCTATTTGTTTTTTGATTAGTTCAAAGTGCATTTTTGAAGAGACTTTATTTAAAACTACAGCTTTTATCGTATTATCTTCTTTATAGGTTTTAAG harbors:
- the recQ gene encoding DNA helicase RecQ — its product is MNQKYEILNKTFGHSSFRDFQEKAIDSILEKKDLVTIIPTGAGKSLCYQLPSLIFEGLTIVISPLIALMQDQVVALKANNIKASMINSSQSIEEINQVFNDVKKGNIKLLYIAPERFSANGFLDFLKSIDISFFVIDEAHCVSEWGHEFRADYQKLSLLKKYFPNTPVVAFTATATLKVQESIIKSLNLSNPVVLRGKTKRENLTIKAKKRVSNGQSQVLEFLKNKNKETGIIYCFTRKETETTAKYLQNHEFKAKAYHAGLNPEIRHKVYTEFLNDEINIVVATIAFGMGIDKSNIRFVVHTSMPKTLENYYQEIGRAGRDGLESETLLLYTKADEISRLNMMEDITNPEYKILLTQKLNKMYQFSNSSSCRHKFIASYFDDNIEACNTKCDNCTKEKTETLDITIEARKFLSAVVRANQSFGQNHIIDILRASKNKRIFQFSHEKLSVYGIGEDKSKNEWDAIVDRLFDIEALVLGEHRALKLTSLGNEILKGKQQVLIDLDKIGIIEKEEIKQGNKQYSQFFEDFKDLRTKIAKEEQVPSYVIFSDKVLVEISDKLPLTKEEFLNINGIGETKWEKYGEAFLELTKKFKPDQKKKLTKTYLETLELIEEGKTITEISEIKQIQEATTISHIKLLKEHDKILENQVNELFTPFIDTYPLHIKQWCEEGLKKENIKNLKSYLNLYEQLFLEKENK
- the cbiT gene encoding precorrin-6Y C5,15-methyltransferase (decarboxylating) subunit CbiT, whose protein sequence is MVTIAGNGMGDYTFTNLDFDISRFDKIICDSNFKEEASNILKLKYKEAKEYLLENYDKEEILYVVTGSPLFFSAGTIIAKNLPKEKVKIINNTSSKTYMLEKLFINETDIDTISLHGRVDFDLENFLQNKYTFVLCDKFTIARLKTALSFFNSSSITTTIGYKLGFVDEKIEEIDLLNFDEKSFDLSQPFVLLIKKEFESKNIISEDVEFETERGMITKKYKRQLTLQNLDLEPNNLLWDIGAGSGSCAIEAYKRYKVKTTLFEKNETRAEFIKQNLINHHVVNTKLLVGEAQDILPTLEETPQRIFVGGGGVEVIKQLPILYKKLDENGIMLINAITLKHLNLMLTVLNEAKIEYEIHSISLTTYKGKLDLVEPERQLFQIKIKKKINESKI
- the cbiD gene encoding cobalt-precorrin-5B (C(1))-methyltransferase CbiD, with the protein product MSEKKVLRKGYTTGTHTVAAFRSCLDTFLITNSQTTTKTNKIDNDDLDVTKGCEIVVSLDFDIENFLLNPTFQKPQIFSCKTNSLEIYAGLGVGVVTKKGLKIQAPYPAINPAPLEAMQEYFEIKTKNKENLHLKCCVSVTNGQEIAKQTANLKVGVLEGISILGTTGIVKPVSSSAYIDSVKTEIEFAIQNNYETIYFTLGNSAFKVACSKANEEAIIEIGNFIYDSVELATKQNAKEVIFLCGIGKMTKVYQGFKNTHNRFGVIDFTKLQLDIKENLGYEVDIEATLTVKGISQELEKVGLLDAFYEMITKKANEQIKQWFKTSNVKAIILEQKEVLGW
- the cobA gene encoding uroporphyrinogen-III C-methyltransferase — protein: MIKKIYLVGAGPGELDLLTVKALKIIKKADVILYDALVNEEIFQFCKENCLKVNVGKRKGKHLKQQEEINDLLVEYAKTHEVVVRLKGGTPFVFGRGYEEVRAIKEAGFEVEVVSGVSSTTSVPESFMLPLVDRKFNDSYRTITGHDIDVFKSIVKSYHERENLIITMGVYKIKNIVEYLLSIGFPKDLPIAVLSRGTTNDSSQKIFSLDEVNNQNEEFFEDLKKLTPAILFIGRTIHAMKEIQ
- a CDS encoding (2Fe-2S) ferredoxin domain-containing protein; the encoded protein is MENKKEVLYNTMGSVVAEGFTCKPKQFDANKPIMHFKTQLFLCDDERCSKAHKGKDVAATLREVIKELNLSKGEERIKVVRTGCFGACRFRSVANIYENTQRNGYLENNAIWLKNVHRYDKEKWIKLFKTLSNNEKLDMSEFKIVPMSEMDTYKND
- a CDS encoding precorrin-8X methylmutase, which encodes MEFKLEQPPINIGADISNKSFEMISEELKDYEKINEFDKGQQEVISRLIHTTTCFDEVLNNIYFSKDAIKKVQKLLLNKAKIIVDVNMIKVGLSDFYLKQYENEVVCYINEPFTYEMAEKNKTTRSYAAVVEAIKRHKDEPLVLACGNAPTFIYAAINTLIEQKVALNNVALLLFPVGFVNVVESKAYGRKFCDHFDVAGIIMEGRFGSSTMTVATLHAIYKLIKDYDKDEKYNGK
- a CDS encoding cobyrinate a,c-diamide synthase, with the protein product MNSILISAVSSNQGKTILSTALLYYFKNSVRPFKIGPDYIDPQFHEIVCNTKSINLDTFIMNKPQVKWLFNKYSNKEVSILEGVMGFYDGMDKGCSAYDVGKLLNTPTVLLLDASGSYITISAVLKGLKTYKEDNTIKAVVLNKVSSKMHFELIKKQIEQDFQGENEIKVLGWIKKDLQSLRDTHLGLDLKDAKKEVLENISKEVLENIDLETLKEISLYKKEAITNYPFEEIKKINKKATVVYDENFSFLYHDNLETLKELFDEVEIISSTKDEKISSNSDFVFIPGGYVETKEAYERVKTSQNFKASLIEHANKNKHIYAECAGLLYLSNSVDDKEMAKILKVSFSLDSKRVRLGYYHSQSGLKGHAFHYTKPLDTSLGCDILSKKINSKGEVGAWKKKNVYGTYLHTMFRNNINILKDYFGI